DNA sequence from the bacterium genome:
CTGAGCGGTTCCGCCGGTGAGGAGGTTTGCCGAGGACGGCGAAATCACGATCGATCCGAGCACAGGGGGGGGATCGGTGACAGTGATCGTGGCACTCGCGGAGATTGCATCGGAAGAAGCGACCACGGTACCGTTCCCGGCAGTCGTGGCAGTAAACAGTCCGGACGTACTGACAATACCGATTCCACCGGTAACCGACCAGGTGATAGGCACCGCCATGACAGTGCCCTTGGTATCGTAACCGGTTGCGGTAAACTGGGCAGCTCCGCCTGTGAGAAGATTCGCCGAGGACGGCGAAATCACGATCGATCCGAGCACAGGGGGGGGATCGGTGACAGTGATCGTGGCACTCGCTGAGAAACCGCCTGTGGATGCAATTACGGTTCCGTTTCCGGCAGTTGTTGCGGTGAATAACCCATCCTGATTGACAAAGCCGATTCCACCGGTGACTGACCAGGAGATATCGGCATCCATGATATCATTTTGGGT
Encoded proteins:
- a CDS encoding Ig-like domain-containing protein; amino-acid sequence: MSLRKKIFKHIIAFMCFSLLLSAPVSAYHDFTVASVTVFSYKAVVPVGRNAIFFAIARNADGMMVPAYFTWSVTGNVGTIKHNGLFRATTPGTGTVYATTQGVTGEATVTVVSRNGDPVLNSIAIDPTSASILTGETIEFSAFPYDTQNDIMDADISWSVTGGIGFVNQDGLFTATTAGNGTVIASTGGFSASATITVTDPPPVLGSIVISPSSANLLTGGAAQFTATGYDTKGTVMAVPITWSVTGGIGIVSTSGLFTATTAGNGTVVASSDAISASATITVTDPPPVLGSIVISPSSANLLTGGTAQ